A window of the Gossypium hirsutum isolate 1008001.06 chromosome A03, Gossypium_hirsutum_v2.1, whole genome shotgun sequence genome harbors these coding sequences:
- the LOC107887686 gene encoding protein POOR HOMOLOGOUS SYNAPSIS 1, with amino-acid sequence MAGTDRPENEKPVYAIKGQWQAHFARFIVYPSLPSTCPSLVPKSRRGRASSGNWIATSSPAASVQIIIDLSSSETVLSICLGGKILEEHYISKLHFSWPQIQCIPEIPARGSRAVFVSYKDCADQIQKFALQFSTHHESESFMNAVKEEFQGDAETEPLNPDFGSDSSPQSDFISSNGLPSRANQESSDLNPDGSYTPQMSPGLSYEIRQQSFDQDEILTNNAEGILPPLPPSFSSLLTNCCPTAEKAANQPTVSQEIDLKSQIVRYMEDSSFQDMLTKVEKIISEVGADVLL; translated from the exons ATGGCGGGAACTGATCGCCCTGAGAACGAGAAGCCAGTGTACGCCATTAAAGGCCAATGGCAAGCTCATTTCGCTCGTTTCATAGTCTATCCATCTTTACCTTCCACCTGTCCCTCCCTCGTACCTAAGAGCCGACGCGGTCGCGCGTCTAGTGGCAACTGGATCGCCACTTCTTCTCCAGCCGCTTCTGTGCAGATCATCATTGACCTTTCCAGCTCCGAAACCGTCCTCTCCATTTGTCTGGGCGGGAAGATCCTT GAAGAGCACTACATTTCCAAGTTGCACTTCTCTTGGCCTCAGATCCAATGCATCCCTGAAATTCCTGCTAGGGGCAGCAGAGCTGTATTTGTAAGCTACAAAGACTGTGCTGACCAG ATCCAGAAGTTTGCTTTGCAATTTTCTACACATCATGAATCAGAATCATTCATGAATGCTGTGAAG GAGGAGTTCCAGGGTGACGCTGAAACTGAACCTTTAAACCCAGATTTTGGATCTGACTCTTCACCACAATCAGATTTCATATCTAGTAATGGACTTCCTTCTAG AGCCAATCAGGAGTCGAGTGATTTGAATCCTGATGGTTCGTACACTCCACAAATGTCTCCCGGCTTGAGCTATGAAATTAGACAGCAGTCATTTGATCAAGATGAGATACTTACTAACAATGCGGAAGGCATTCTTCCACCCTTGCCCCCCAGTTTCTCATCATTACTGACCAATTGCTGTCCTACCGCTGAAAAAG CTGCTAATCAACCAACAGTGTCTCAGGAAATTGATCTCAAATCCCAAATTGTG AGATACATGGAAGATTCTTCCTTCCAAG ATATGTTGACTAAAGTAGAGAAAATTATCAGTGAAGTTGGAGCTGACGTGCTGCTGTAA
- the LOC107888080 gene encoding lysM domain receptor-like kinase 3: protein MLITMVSLSHHLLACLTLPLLVTLLVRICKADDMYPFPCSQEIQTCDALLYHTNTGLDEVEIASYYSVDPSTFRPISHGNNKDYLIPVPCSCGDTDNGTQAYFYDVYYTVKKGDTFRDVSAHSYNGQALDVGGEENNFPTGSKVTMHLICGCLESQSTTVVTYTVQQGDTLSSMATQLSTSINDIQSLNRNLTSNPDVINSGWVLYVPMAKDRIPAVPKRKGGIKWTIIIVILSAVTLFSMIALLIILVRRKVQQMSEEDPNPVSKSISARAFSLQNSFLYKDNIEDVTAFESDRPMIYSLEEIEEATDNFDETKKIGTGGYGYVYHGILGAKEVAIKKMKSSKSKEFFAELKVLCKVHHINVVELLGLASGDDHLYLVYEYVQNGSLNDHLHEPLLKGHQPLSWTARAQIALDAAKGIEYIHDHTKARYVHRDIKTSNILLDKGLRAKVADFGLAKLVERTNEEDLIATRLVGTPGYLPPESVMELQVTPKTDVFAFGVVLAELITGQRALVRDNKEPNKMRSLITVVNNIFEEENPESALEEVIDGSLRGSYPIEDVYKMAELAEWCLSDEAVNRPEMRDVGLTLSRIVMSSVEWEASLGGSSQVFSAVFNGR, encoded by the exons ATGCTCATAACCATGGTTTCACTTTCGCATCATCTCCTTGCTTGCCTTACCCTCCCTTTATTGGTAACTCTACTTGTTAGAATTTGTAAAGCCGATGATATGTACCCTTTTCCTTGCTCACAGGAAATCCAGACATGTGATGCCTTGTTATACCACACCAATACTGGTCTAGATGAAGTCGAAATCGCTTCCTACTACTCTGTTGATCCTTCCACTTTCCGCCCCATTTCCCATGGTAATAACAAGGATTACCTTATACCAGTCCCCTGTTCTTGCGGAGACACCGATAACGGCACCCAAGCGTACTTCTATGACGTATACTATACTGTGAAAAAAGGGGACACGTTTAGGGATGTTTCAGCTCATTCTTACAATGGACAAGCTCTTGACGTAGGAGGAGAAGAAAATAATTTTCCTACTGGAAGCAAGGTAACAATGCATCTGATATGCGGATGCTTAGAAAGTCAGTCCACAACCGTAGTTACTTATACAGTTCAGCAGGGCGATACTTTGTCAAGTATGGCTACCCAGCTATCAACCAGCATAAATGATATACAAAGCTTGAACAGAAACCTGACGAGTAACCCCGACGTTATAAATAGTGGTTGGGTTCTATATGTGCCTATGGCTAAAGATAGAATTCCAGCAGTGCCAAAAAGAA AGGGGGGAATTAAATGGACAATTATTATTGTCATATTATCGGCAGTGACATTATTTTCAATGATTGCATTGCTGATCATTCTTGTAAGGAGAAAAGTACAACAGATGAGTGAGGAAGATCCTAACCCAGTATCCAAAAGCATAAGTGCCAGAGCATTTTCATTGCAAAACTCGTTTCTCTACAAGGACAACATAGAAG ATGTAACAGCTTTTGAATCAGATAGACCAATGATATATAGCCTGGAGGAGATTGAAGAAGCTACAGATAATTTTGATGAAACTAAGAAAATTGGAACTGGTGGATATGGTTATGTGTACCATGGAATACTAGGAGCAAAG GAGGTTGCGATAAAGAAGATGAAATCCAGCAAATCCAAAGAGTTCTTTGCTGAACTCAAGGTCTTATGCAAGGTCCATCACATAAATGTT GTTGAGCTCTTGGGACTTGCTAGTGGAGATGACCATCTCTACTTGGTTTATGAGTATGTCCAGAATGGATCACTCAATGACCATCTCCATGAGCCGTTATTGAAAGGTCACCAGCCGCTCTCTTGGACTGCGAGAGCGCAAATCGCACTTGATGCTGCCAAAGGCATCGAATACATTCACGACCACACAAAAGCACGGTATGTGCATAGGGATATCAAGACAAGTAACATACTGCTTGACAAGGGTCTACGAGCAAAG GTTGCCGATTTCGGATTAGCAAAGCTTGTCGAGAGAACAAATGAAGAAGATCTAATAGCTACACGATTGGTTGGAACTCCAGGTTACTTGCCCCCTGA ATCGGTGATGGAGTTGCAAGTGACACCGAAAACCGATGTGTTTGCATTCGGGGTGGTGCTGGCGGAGCTGATAACCGGCCAACGAGCACTGGTCCGTGATAACAAGGAGCCGAATAAAATGAGATCACTGATAACAGTC GTGAACAACATTTTCGAAGAAGAAAACCCAGAATCAGCTTTAGAAGAAGTGATAGATGGAAGTCTTAGAGGAAGCTATCCTATAGAGGATGTATACAAG ATGGCAGAACTAGCAGAGTGGTGCTTGAGTGATGAGGCAGTAAACAGACCAGAAATGAGAGATGTTGGTTTAACGCTTTCTAGAATCGTGATGTCGTCGGTGGAGTGGGAGGCGTCACTGGGAGGAAGTAGCCAAGTTTTCAGTGCGGTTTTCAATGGAAGATGA